A stretch of Clostridium sp. BJN0001 DNA encodes these proteins:
- a CDS encoding CAP domain-containing protein, whose amino-acid sequence MKRSMLLKSISAAVLAGTIVISTPLGVSAQWRQICDNTSCSAQNDTKTNCLKSTNGKVCYLNSQCAIKDGKIKVNGYTIDLSSFTCKSGNCTNKSDKNNTDTVKNITTTEDAITTTTTTDDTSDKNGTEEVNTDKTVDTTVKDTTTKTTTTVETEDTNVEDKAAETTTEDTTNSQYKDASGLPSVTKKYDVAIQNSAENKILELMNEKRVEAGLKPLTMDNTLLDVARYKSNHMIQLNYFSHTNPDGTNWTSWLKSIGYSYTTTAENIAYNSYDAVELFNQWWNSAGHRQNMMNPSYTKVGVGVLYGDGKYMGTQTFSN is encoded by the coding sequence ATGAAGAGAAGTATGTTACTCAAAAGTATAAGCGCAGCAGTTCTAGCAGGAACAATTGTTATATCGACTCCATTAGGAGTATCTGCACAGTGGAGACAGATATGTGATAATACTAGTTGCTCTGCACAAAATGATACTAAGACAAATTGTTTAAAAAGTACAAATGGAAAAGTATGTTATCTAAATAGTCAATGTGCAATTAAAGATGGAAAAATTAAAGTAAATGGATATACAATTGATTTATCATCATTTACATGCAAATCCGGAAACTGCACAAACAAATCAGATAAAAATAATACTGATACAGTTAAAAATATAACTACTACAGAAGATGCAATTACAACAACAACTACTACTGATGATACTTCAGATAAAAATGGTACTGAAGAAGTAAATACTGATAAAACAGTGGACACTACTGTAAAGGATACCACTACAAAGACTACTACTACAGTAGAAACAGAAGATACAAATGTAGAGGACAAAGCAGCAGAAACTACTACCGAAGATACTACAAATAGTCAGTATAAAGATGCAAGTGGACTTCCAAGCGTTACTAAAAAATATGATGTTGCTATTCAAAACAGTGCTGAAAATAAAATACTTGAATTAATGAATGAAAAGAGAGTAGAAGCAGGATTAAAGCCATTAACAATGGATAACACTTTATTAGATGTTGCAAGATATAAGAGTAATCACATGATTCAGCTTAACTACTTTAGCCACACTAATCCTGATGGAACAAACTGGACAAGCTGGTTAAAAAGTATAGGATATTCATATACTACAACAGCAGAGAATATTGCATATAACTCATATGATGCTGTAGAATTATTTAATCAATGGTGGAATTCAGCAGGACATAGACAAAATATGATGAATCCATCATACACAAAAGTTGGAGTTGGAGTTCTTTATGGAGACGGAAAATACATGGGAACACAAACATTCTCTAATTAA
- the thrS gene encoding threonine--tRNA ligase, producing MIKVTLKDGSVKEFDKELSILDISKSISEGLARNACCAKVDGKTEDLRTIIDKDVNLEIFTADSEEGLATIRHTVSHVLGYAVKRLFPEAKLAIGPSIDTGFYYDFDKEGSFSTDDLVAIEKEMKKIIKENPSIERFELPKDKALDLMKDEPYKVELINDLAEGEVISFYKIGDFTDLCAGPHLMSVKNVKAIKLTRTSGSYWKGNEKNKMLSRIYGTAFLKKSQLDEFLKALEEAAKRDHNKLGRELELFTTNELVGQGLPLLMPKGAKIVQLLQRWVEDEEEKRGYLLTKTPLMAKSDLYKVSGHWDHYKEDMFVLGDEEKDDEVYALRPMTCPFQYCIYKSKQRSYRDLPLRYNETSVLFRNEASGEMHGLTRVRQFTLADAHIMCMPEQLEQEFKSVLELIKYIMDTLGMTEGITYRFSKWDPNNAEKYINNPAAWDHTQKVMKQILDHLNINYVEADDEAAFYGPKLDLQCKNVHGKEDTLFTIQIDFALAERFDMTYTDKDGQKKRPYIIHRSSIGCYERTLSMLIEKYAGAFPTWLAPVQVKVLPISDKYKDYAENVTKNLKDSGIRCELDTRVEKIGYKIREARLEKVPYMLVVGEKEAANNEVSVRSRKNDDEGAQKLDDFIGRVLKEIATKAL from the coding sequence ATGATTAAAGTTACTTTAAAAGATGGCTCAGTTAAAGAATTTGATAAAGAGCTTTCTATCTTAGACATTTCAAAATCAATAAGCGAAGGTTTAGCAAGGAACGCATGTTGCGCAAAGGTAGACGGAAAGACCGAAGACCTTCGAACTATAATAGATAAAGATGTTAACCTTGAAATATTTACTGCTGATTCAGAGGAAGGATTAGCTACAATAAGACACACAGTATCACATGTACTTGGATATGCTGTAAAAAGATTATTCCCTGAAGCAAAGCTTGCAATAGGACCATCAATTGATACTGGATTCTACTATGATTTTGATAAAGAAGGTTCTTTCTCAACTGATGATTTAGTAGCAATCGAAAAAGAAATGAAGAAAATAATAAAGGAAAATCCTTCTATTGAAAGATTTGAACTTCCAAAGGACAAAGCTTTAGATCTTATGAAAGATGAACCTTATAAAGTTGAACTTATAAATGATCTTGCTGAAGGAGAAGTTATTTCTTTCTACAAAATTGGAGATTTCACAGATCTTTGTGCAGGCCCTCATTTAATGAGCGTTAAAAACGTAAAGGCTATAAAGCTTACAAGAACTTCTGGTTCTTACTGGAAAGGAAACGAGAAAAATAAGATGCTTTCTAGAATATATGGAACAGCATTCTTAAAGAAATCTCAACTTGATGAATTCTTAAAAGCTTTAGAAGAAGCTGCTAAGAGAGATCATAACAAACTTGGAAGAGAACTTGAATTATTCACAACTAACGAATTAGTAGGTCAAGGACTTCCACTTCTTATGCCAAAGGGTGCTAAAATTGTTCAACTTCTTCAAAGATGGGTTGAAGATGAAGAAGAAAAGAGAGGCTATCTCTTAACTAAAACTCCTTTAATGGCTAAGAGCGATTTATATAAAGTTTCAGGACACTGGGATCATTATAAAGAAGACATGTTTGTTTTAGGTGATGAAGAAAAAGATGATGAAGTATATGCATTAAGACCAATGACTTGTCCATTCCAGTATTGCATCTACAAATCAAAACAGAGAAGCTACAGAGATCTTCCTTTAAGATACAATGAAACTTCTGTATTATTCAGAAATGAAGCATCAGGAGAAATGCACGGACTTACAAGAGTAAGACAATTTACATTAGCTGATGCACATATCATGTGTATGCCAGAACAATTAGAACAAGAATTTAAATCTGTACTTGAACTTATAAAATACATAATGGATACTTTAGGAATGACTGAGGGTATCACTTATAGATTTTCAAAATGGGATCCAAACAATGCTGAAAAGTATATAAACAATCCAGCAGCATGGGATCACACTCAAAAGGTTATGAAACAAATTCTTGATCATTTAAATATAAACTATGTTGAAGCAGATGATGAAGCAGCATTCTATGGTCCAAAGCTTGACCTTCAGTGCAAGAACGTTCATGGAAAAGAAGATACATTATTCACTATTCAGATAGACTTTGCTCTTGCTGAAAGATTTGATATGACTTACACAGACAAAGATGGTCAAAAGAAGAGACCTTATATAATCCACAGATCTTCAATCGGATGCTATGAAAGAACATTATCAATGCTTATTGAAAAATATGCAGGTGCTTTCCCAACATGGCTTGCACCAGTACAAGTAAAAGTTCTTCCTATATCTGATAAATACAAGGATTACGCTGAAAATGTAACTAAGAATCTTAAAGACAGCGGAATAAGATGTGAACTTGATACAAGAGTTGAAAAGATCGGCTACAAGATAAGAGAAGCAAGACTTGAAAAAGTTCCTTACATGTTAGTTGTCGGCGAAAAAGAAGCAGCAAATAACGAAGTTTCTGTAAGAAGCAGAAAGAACGATGATGAAGGAGCTCAAAAGCTTGACGACTTTATCGGAAGAGTTCTTAAGGAAATTGCTACCAAAGCTCTTTAG
- a CDS encoding deoxyribonuclease IV, with product MLNIGCHLSASKGFKNMAEETVKINGNTFQFFSRNPRGGSKAKEIDMDDIAQFLKIAKENHFAKILAHAPYTVNACSANEKTREFAISVLSDDLDRMEILPGNLYNFHPGSHIKQGAEVGIEYIAEALNKALKKEQTTKVLLETMAGKGTEVGRTFEEIRSIMDKVELNDHLGVCLDTCHVHDAGYDIVNNLDEVLEKFDKVIGLDRLCAIHLNDSKNPFESHKDRHEKIGEGYIGIEAIERIINHPLLRDKPFFLETPNDIDGYAKEIKKLKSLYKE from the coding sequence ATGCTTAATATAGGTTGTCATCTGTCAGCATCAAAAGGATTTAAGAATATGGCAGAAGAGACAGTAAAAATAAATGGAAATACATTTCAGTTTTTTAGTAGAAACCCAAGAGGTGGAAGCAAGGCAAAAGAAATTGATATGGACGATATTGCTCAATTTTTAAAAATAGCAAAAGAAAATCACTTTGCAAAGATACTTGCTCATGCACCATATACAGTAAATGCGTGTTCAGCAAATGAAAAAACTAGGGAATTTGCTATTTCTGTACTTTCAGATGATTTAGACAGAATGGAAATTCTGCCAGGAAATCTTTACAATTTTCATCCTGGAAGTCATATAAAGCAAGGAGCTGAAGTAGGAATAGAATATATAGCAGAGGCGTTAAATAAAGCTTTAAAAAAGGAGCAGACTACAAAAGTTCTTCTTGAGACAATGGCTGGAAAAGGAACAGAAGTTGGAAGAACCTTTGAAGAGATAAGAAGCATAATGGATAAGGTTGAGCTTAATGATCACCTCGGGGTATGCCTTGATACATGCCATGTTCACGATGCAGGGTATGATATAGTAAATAATCTTGATGAAGTTCTTGAAAAGTTTGATAAAGTAATAGGTCTTGATAGACTTTGTGCAATACATTTAAATGATAGCAAGAATCCATTTGAAAGTCATAAAGATAGACATGAAAAAATAGGTGAAGGATATATAGGAATTGAAGCTATTGAAAGGATAATAAATCATCCTCTTCTTAGAGATAAACCATTTTTCTTAGAAACACCAAATGATATTGATGGATATGCAAAAGAGATTAAAAAACTGAAAAGTTTATATAAGGAATAA
- a CDS encoding CYTH domain-containing protein, which yields MEFETRLIDINVDNIRKILTDNNAEKVKVEDQINDIYDFEDKRLLNKKGYARIRTIYDHLHNETIYYMTTKKIVSQGKFKVMDENETIIENKKAGEGIFKSLGLCLNQSIKKYRESYRIFDSLVEIDINEKSFCPFPYLEIETNSEESLKKVVELLGYKTSDTTSETIYKIIEDYKNKKL from the coding sequence ATGGAATTTGAGACAAGACTTATAGATATAAATGTAGATAACATAAGAAAAATATTAACAGATAATAACGCAGAGAAAGTTAAAGTTGAAGATCAGATAAATGATATTTATGATTTTGAAGATAAAAGGCTTTTAAATAAAAAAGGATATGCAAGAATAAGAACAATTTATGACCATTTACATAATGAAACTATCTATTATATGACTACTAAAAAAATAGTTTCACAGGGCAAATTTAAAGTTATGGACGAGAATGAAACTATAATAGAAAATAAAAAAGCTGGTGAAGGGATATTTAAATCACTCGGTCTATGCCTAAATCAGTCTATAAAAAAATATCGAGAAAGCTACAGAATTTTTGATTCTCTAGTTGAAATTGATATAAACGAAAAAAGTTTCTGTCCATTTCCCTATCTTGAAATTGAAACAAATTCAGAGGAAAGCTTAAAAAAAGTAGTTGAACTTTTAGGCTATAAAACTTCTGATACAACTTCTGAAACTATTTATAAAATAATAGAAGATTATAAAAATAAAAAACTTTAG
- a CDS encoding HAMP domain-containing methyl-accepting chemotaxis protein — MKLRVKLEHFLYGGLEEHSKKVFEGISNGRKKALYNWFDDKWVQVNNIKESLTALQNDKSVINKYLEEVVKKYEDFCEIFVIDTNGKVKVSSCAKHRDSNMSDLENLKKGIEGKKFMYGPYIDERTLDADINEKKFFDEVTLMFSVPYEDEENEKRILCCRALNDDMSNVIQDEDTHIYKNSGDNYLFMVKSNRQIETGAAISRSRFEDNLKEGVKTAKWGEVKVKNHTEFEIVFTDPKTKNLHMGIKNTISNGQNMDVWPGYPDYRHILVGGKGTLINPPNSDEVWGMMCEGDIDEIYDFKGINLYIPLLISSFTGILLILNNLIKKFMDSYNVFSDFITWILISVFCIFICRKFIVSPLNKTVDILQDIAEGEGNLTKRVDKMSKDEIGELSRWFNKFINSQMTMLKRVKKSSKVTKKSVSVVSNISTEIHDAITTVYDTIVSLLENFKNQNSVFQNMKNKFSDISSSIQEMDSLIIEMSQVIQNTNNSSKEANNNAVLSLKSMENLEKIIKNTVSSVTELQKHSDKITKVISTIEDISRQTQMLSLNASIEAARAGESGKGFTVVAKEISKLALETESATNSIRDVINNVQNQTENTCIYADKIDKNVYVSIQGVKDTISLFSDVNNDINMISDSMKSISSVTSKQSSDVNDVLVRVSEEAEKANRVTKDSSKDSKESLKKVKNMLENIKQLKKATNALYYSSDNMEEIVEGFKLK; from the coding sequence ATGAAATTAAGGGTAAAATTGGAACATTTTTTATATGGTGGGCTTGAAGAACATTCAAAAAAGGTGTTTGAGGGGATTTCAAACGGAAGAAAAAAAGCACTTTACAATTGGTTTGATGATAAGTGGGTACAAGTTAATAACATTAAAGAGTCGCTTACAGCACTTCAAAATGATAAAAGTGTCATAAATAAATATTTAGAAGAAGTAGTAAAAAAGTACGAAGATTTTTGTGAAATCTTTGTTATTGACACAAATGGAAAAGTTAAAGTTTCTTCATGTGCTAAACATAGAGATTCTAATATGTCTGATTTAGAGAACCTTAAAAAAGGAATTGAAGGGAAAAAGTTTATGTATGGACCATACATAGATGAGCGTACACTTGATGCAGATATAAACGAAAAGAAATTTTTTGACGAAGTTACTCTTATGTTTTCAGTTCCATATGAAGATGAAGAAAATGAAAAGAGAATATTATGCTGCAGAGCGTTAAATGATGATATGAGTAATGTAATTCAGGATGAGGACACTCATATATATAAAAATTCAGGGGACAATTATCTATTTATGGTAAAGTCAAACAGACAGATAGAAACTGGAGCTGCAATTTCACGAAGCAGGTTTGAGGATAATTTAAAAGAGGGTGTTAAGACTGCAAAGTGGGGCGAAGTAAAGGTAAAAAATCATACTGAATTTGAAATAGTATTTACAGATCCCAAAACAAAAAATCTTCATATGGGAATAAAAAATACTATAAGTAATGGACAAAACATGGATGTATGGCCTGGCTATCCAGATTATAGACACATCTTAGTTGGAGGAAAAGGAACTTTAATAAATCCTCCAAATTCTGATGAAGTCTGGGGTATGATGTGTGAAGGCGATATTGATGAGATTTATGATTTTAAAGGAATTAATCTTTATATACCTCTTTTAATATCATCATTTACAGGAATTTTACTTATTTTAAATAATTTAATAAAGAAATTTATGGATTCATATAATGTATTTTCTGATTTTATAACATGGATTTTAATTTCAGTTTTCTGTATTTTTATATGTAGAAAATTTATTGTTTCTCCTTTAAATAAAACAGTAGACATACTTCAAGATATAGCAGAAGGTGAGGGAAACCTTACAAAGAGAGTAGATAAGATGTCAAAAGATGAAATAGGAGAACTTTCAAGATGGTTTAATAAATTTATAAACAGTCAGATGACAATGCTTAAACGAGTAAAAAAATCTTCAAAGGTAACAAAAAAATCGGTAAGCGTAGTTTCTAATATATCTACAGAGATACATGATGCAATAACAACCGTATATGACACTATAGTAAGTCTTCTTGAAAACTTTAAAAATCAGAATAGCGTATTTCAGAATATGAAAAATAAGTTCTCTGATATTTCTTCATCAATTCAGGAAATGGACAGCCTTATTATTGAAATGTCACAAGTTATTCAAAATACAAATAATAGTTCTAAAGAAGCTAATAATAATGCAGTTTTATCTCTAAAGAGCATGGAAAATCTTGAAAAAATAATAAAAAATACTGTAAGTTCTGTAACTGAACTTCAAAAACATTCAGATAAAATAACAAAGGTAATAAGTACAATAGAAGATATAAGCAGACAAACTCAGATGCTTTCTCTTAATGCCTCTATAGAAGCTGCAAGAGCAGGGGAAAGTGGAAAGGGATTTACAGTAGTTGCAAAGGAGATATCAAAACTTGCACTTGAAACAGAAAGTGCAACAAATTCAATAAGAGATGTAATAAATAATGTACAAAATCAAACTGAAAATACATGTATTTATGCAGACAAAATAGATAAAAATGTTTACGTATCTATACAAGGAGTAAAAGATACAATAAGTTTATTTTCTGATGTAAATAATGATATTAATATGATATCTGACTCAATGAAATCAATATCTTCTGTTACATCAAAACAGAGCAGTGATGTAAATGATGTACTTGTTAGAGTATCTGAAGAGGCTGAAAAAGCAAATAGAGTCACAAAAGATAGCTCAAAAGATAGTAAAGAGTCACTAAAAAAGGTAAAAAATATGCTTGAAAATATAAAACAGCTAAAAAAGGCAACAAATGCACTTTACTATTCATCAGATAATATGGAAGAAATAGTTGAAGGCTTTAAACTTAAGTAG